The following are encoded together in the Argopecten irradians isolate NY chromosome 5, Ai_NY, whole genome shotgun sequence genome:
- the LOC138324237 gene encoding uncharacterized protein, whose protein sequence is MIDVVLPPHKPPISRYSETIDVVLPPHKPPISRYSVTIDVVLPPHKPPISRYSVTIDVVLPPHKPPISRYSVTIDVVLPPHKPPISRYSVTVDVVLPPHKPPISRYSVTIDVVLPPHKPPISRYSVTIDVVLPPHKPPISRYSVTIDVVLPPHKPPISRYSVTIDVVLPPHKPPISRYSVTIDVVLPPHKPPISRYSVTIDVVLPPHKPPISRYSVTIDVVLPPHKPPISRYNVTVDVVLPPHKPPISRYSVTIDVVLPPHKPPISRYSVTIDVVLPPHKPPISRYSETIDVVLPPHKTPITRYNVTVKMWSYLP, encoded by the coding sequence ATGATAGATGTGGTCTTACCTCCCCATAAACCACCAATATCACGATACAGTGAGACGATAGATGTGGTCTTACCTCCCCATAAACCACCAATATCACGATACAGTGTGACGATAGATGTGGTCTTACCTCCCCATAAACCACCAATATCACGATACAGTGTGACGATAGATGTGGTCTTACCTCCCCATAAACCACCAATATCACGATACAGTGTGACGATAGATGTGGTCTTACCTCCCCATAAACCACCAATATCACGATACAGTGTGACGGTAGATGTGGTCTTACCTCCCCATAAACCACCTATATCACGATACAGTGTGACGATAGATGTGGTCTTACCTCCCCATAAACCACCAATATCACGATACAGTGTGACGATAGATGTGGTCTTACCTCCCCATAAACCACCAATATCACGATACAGTGTGACGATAGATGTGGTCTTACCTCCCCATAAACCACCAATATCACGATACAGTGTGACGATAGATGTGGTCTTACCTCCCCATAAACCACCAATATCACGATACAGTGTGACGATAGATGTGGTCTTACCTCCCCATAAACCACCAATATCACGATACAGTGTGACGATAGATGTGGTCTTACCTCCCCATAAACCACCAATATCACGATACAGTGTGACGATAGATGTGGTCTTACCTCCCCATAAACCACCAATATCACGATACAATGTGACGGTAGATGTGGTCTTACCTCCCCATAAACCACCAATATCACGATACAGTGTGACGATAGATGTGGTCTTACCTCCCCATAAACCACCAATATCACGATACAGTGTGACGATAGATGTGGTCTTACCTCCCCATAAACCACCAATATCACGATACAGTGAGACGATAGATGTGGTCTTACCTCCCCATAAAACACCAATAACACGATACAATGTGACGGTTAAGATGTGGTCTTACCTCCCATAA
- the LOC138324238 gene encoding uncharacterized protein produces MWVLPPHKPPISRYSVTIDVVLPPHKPHQYHDTVSTIDVVLPPHKPPISRYSVTIDVVLPPHKPPISRYSVTIDVVLPPHKPPISRYSVMIDVVLPPHKPPISRYSVTIDVVLPPHKPPISRYSVTIDVVLPPHKPPISRYSVTIDVVLPPHKPPISRYSVTIDVVLPPHKPPISRYSVTIDVVLPPHKPPISRYSVTVDVVLPPHKPPISRYSVTIDVVLPPHKPPISRYSVT; encoded by the coding sequence ATGTGGGTCTTACCTCCCCATAAACCACCAATATCACGATACAGTGTGACGATAGATGTGGTCTTACCTCCCCATAAACCTCACCAATATCACGATACAGTGTCGACGATAGATGTGGTCTTACCTCCCCATAAACCACCAATATCACGATACAGTGTGACGATAGATGTGGTCTTACCTCCCCATAAACCACCTATATCACGATACAGTGTGACGATAGATGTGGTCTTACCTCCCCATAAACCACCAATATCACGATACAGTGTGATGATAGATGTGGTCTTACCTCCCCATAAACCACCAATATCACGATACAGTGTGACGATAGATGTGGTCTTACCTCCCCATAAACCACCAATATCACGATACAGTGTGACGATAGATGTGGTCTTACCTCCCCATAAACCACCTATATCACGATACAGTGTGACGATAGATGTGGTCTTACCTCCCCATAAACCACCAATATCACGATACAGTGTGACGATAGATGTGGTCTTACCTCCCCATAAACCACCTATATCACGATACAGTGTGACGATAGATGTGGTCTTACCTCCCCATAAACCACCAATATCACGATACAGTGTGACGGTAGATGTGGTCTTACCTCCCCATAAACCACCAATATCACGATACAGTGTGACGATAGATGTGGTCTTACCTCCCCATAAACCACCAATATCACGATACAGTGTGACGTAG
- the LOC138324236 gene encoding uncharacterized protein, protein MWSYLPHKPPISDTVLTIDVVLPPHETTTNITIQCERVDVVLPPHKPPISRYSVTVDVVLPPHKPPISRPYSVTIDVVLPPHKPPISRYSVTVDVVLPPHKPPISRYSVTIDVVLPPHKPPISRYSVTT, encoded by the coding sequence ATGTGGTCTTACCTACCCCATAAACCACCAATATCCGATACAGTGTTGACGATAGATGTGGTCTTACCTCCCCATGAAACCACCACCAATATCACGATACAGTGTGAACGGGTAGATGTGGTCTTACCTCCCCATAAACCACCAATATCACGATACAGTGTGACGGTAGATGTGGTCTTACCTCCCCATAAACCACCAATATCACGACCCTACAGTGTGACGATAGATGTGGTCTTACCTCCCCATAAACCACCAATATCACGATACAGTGTGACGGTAGATGTGGTCTTACCTCCCCATAAACCACCAATATCACGATACAGTGTGACGATAGATGTGGTCTTACCTCCCCATAAACCACCGATATCACGATACAGTGTGACGACGTGA